One segment of Coffea arabica cultivar ET-39 chromosome 7c, Coffea Arabica ET-39 HiFi, whole genome shotgun sequence DNA contains the following:
- the LOC113698361 gene encoding transcription factor bHLH47 isoform X1 — MASETAIPDGDEGNAVHRHSSSQKKQGKPSKRIHKAEREKKKRDHMNVLFVELRKAIEPAQLSSGKACIVNDTIRLLKDLLAQVDSLKKDNAALLSESHYVAVEKNELIEENSALKSQVEKLQSEITERTQSQSSVNLNIWPSQSPIAASELQEDSLRLPSTDHQLLSSSVVAPIFVVPLHHDSPIYHKGSQNDTAEDFQCNAFLSNVKKPRPRYPSPSDSWPSQILDEQLSGREITQ; from the exons ATGGCTTCAGAAACTGCTATTCCAGACGGTGACGAGGGCAATGCAGTCCATAG GCATTCCTCCAGCCAAAAGAAGCAGGGGAAACCTTCTAAAAGAATTCATAAAGCagagagggagaagaagaaacGTGACCACATGAACGTCCTATTTGTAGAGCTCAGGAAAGCTATTG AACCAGCTCAGCTGTCCAGTGGAAAGGCCTGCATTGTGAATGATACCATTCGACTGCTTAAGGATCTACTTGCTCAGGTTGACAGTCTCAAAAAGGATAATGCTGCTCTTTTATCCGAATCTCATTAT GTCGCTGTTGAGAAGAATGAGCTCATTGAAGAAAACTCCGCTCTCAAATCTCAGGTGGAGAAGCTTCAGAGTGAGATCACAGAGAGGACTCAATCCCAGTCGTCAGTGAACTTAAATATTTGGCCTTCACAAAGCCCCATTGCTGCTTCAGAACTGCAAGAAGATAGTTTGAGACTGCCTTCCACTGATCACCAACTACTATCATCTTCGGTTGTTGCTCCCATCTTTGTTGTGCCTCTACATCATGATTCTCCTATTTACCACAAAGGATCCCAAAATGATACAGCGGAAGATTTTCAATGCAATGCTTTTCTCTCCAATGTGAAGAAACCGCGTCCTCGCTATCCATCACCTTCAGATTCATGGCCATCTCAAATACTTGACGAACAGCTAAGTGGACGTGAGATTACTCAGTAG
- the LOC113698361 gene encoding transcription factor bHLH47 isoform X2 — translation MEPHSSSQKKQGKPSKRIHKAEREKKKRDHMNVLFVELRKAIEPAQLSSGKACIVNDTIRLLKDLLAQVDSLKKDNAALLSESHYVAVEKNELIEENSALKSQVEKLQSEITERTQSQSSVNLNIWPSQSPIAASELQEDSLRLPSTDHQLLSSSVVAPIFVVPLHHDSPIYHKGSQNDTAEDFQCNAFLSNVKKPRPRYPSPSDSWPSQILDEQLSGREITQ, via the exons ATGGAACC GCATTCCTCCAGCCAAAAGAAGCAGGGGAAACCTTCTAAAAGAATTCATAAAGCagagagggagaagaagaaacGTGACCACATGAACGTCCTATTTGTAGAGCTCAGGAAAGCTATTG AACCAGCTCAGCTGTCCAGTGGAAAGGCCTGCATTGTGAATGATACCATTCGACTGCTTAAGGATCTACTTGCTCAGGTTGACAGTCTCAAAAAGGATAATGCTGCTCTTTTATCCGAATCTCATTAT GTCGCTGTTGAGAAGAATGAGCTCATTGAAGAAAACTCCGCTCTCAAATCTCAGGTGGAGAAGCTTCAGAGTGAGATCACAGAGAGGACTCAATCCCAGTCGTCAGTGAACTTAAATATTTGGCCTTCACAAAGCCCCATTGCTGCTTCAGAACTGCAAGAAGATAGTTTGAGACTGCCTTCCACTGATCACCAACTACTATCATCTTCGGTTGTTGCTCCCATCTTTGTTGTGCCTCTACATCATGATTCTCCTATTTACCACAAAGGATCCCAAAATGATACAGCGGAAGATTTTCAATGCAATGCTTTTCTCTCCAATGTGAAGAAACCGCGTCCTCGCTATCCATCACCTTCAGATTCATGGCCATCTCAAATACTTGACGAACAGCTAAGTGGACGTGAGATTACTCAGTAG